A stretch of Primulina tabacum isolate GXHZ01 chromosome 13, ASM2559414v2, whole genome shotgun sequence DNA encodes these proteins:
- the LOC142522573 gene encoding small ribosomal subunit protein eS7-like: protein MFTASQKIHKDRDAEPTEFEENVAQALFDLENTNQEIKSDLKDLYINSALQIDVSGSKKAVVIHVPYRLRKAFRKIHPRLVRELEKKFSGKEVVLIATRRIVHPPKKGSAVQRPRTRTLTSVHEAMLEDIVYPAEIVGKRVRYRLDGSKIMKIFLDPKAKNDTENKLETFSGVYRKLSGKDVVFEFPITEA, encoded by the exons ATGTTCACTGCCTCTCAAAAGATTCACAAAGACAGGGACGCTGAGCCCACTGAATTTGAGGAGAATGTTGCTCAG GCTCTGTTTGATTTGGAAAATACAAACCAAGAGATTAAGAGTGACTTGAAAGACCTCTACATCAACTCTGCCTT GCAAATTGATGTTTCTGGAAGCAAGAAGGCTGTTGTGATCCATGTCCCTTATCGATTGCGGAAAGCTTTCCGCAAGATTCAtccgagattggtgagagaactTGAGAAGAAGTTCAGTGGAAAG GAGGTTGTTCTCATCGCCACAAGGAGGATAGTGCACCCGCCTAAGAAGGGTTCTGCCGTCCAAAGGCCTCGTACCCGAACACTTACCAGTGTTCATGAAGCCATGCTTGAGGACATAGTTTATCCCGCTGAGATTGTCGGAAAACGAGTCAGATACAGACTTGATGGTTCTAAGATAATGAAG ATTTTCTTGGATCCTAAAGCAAAGAATGACACAGAGAATAAGCTCGAAACGTTCTCTGGGGTCTACAGGAAACTCTCAGGGAAAGATGTGGTCTTTGAATTTCCAATAACAGAGGCTTGA
- the LOC142522572 gene encoding uncharacterized protein LOC142522572 — MTPNWELKNCCDRDQKVFLISIGVFTVAILALWRTFILTPFKLITVFLHEASHAIACKLTCGEVEGIQVHANEGGVTQTRGGVYWLILPAGYLGSSFWGMLLILASTNLLTARIAAGCLILSLLIVLFIAKNWTLRGLCVGFIVFIAIIWVLQETTKARILRYIILFIGVMNSLFSVYDIYDDLISRRVHSSDAEKFAELCPCPCNGVAWGVIWGMISFIFLCGSIYLGLVILS; from the exons ATGACTCCGAACTGGGAACTGAAGAATTGCTGTGACCGTGATCAAAAAGTGTTCCTTATTAGCATTGGTGTTTTCACTGTTGCTATTCTTGCT TTATGGAGGACATTTATTCTGACACCCTTTAAGCTCATTACTGTGTTTCTACATGAAGCCAGCCATGCAATTGCATGTAAACTTACTTGTGGTGAG GTGGAAGGTATCCAAGTTCATGCAAATGAAGGTGGCGTGACTCAAACACGTGGTGGTGTATATTGGTTGATCTTGCCGGCTGGAT ATCTTGGCTCATCATTTTGGGGTATGCTTCTTATACTTGCTTCAACAAATCTTCTCACGGCAAGGATTGCTGCTGGTTGTCTTATTCTTTCTCTTCTTATTGTGCTCTTCATTGCTAAAAAT TGGACACTCCGAGGACTCTGTGTTG GATTTATCGTATTTATTGCTATTATTTGGGTTCTTCAAGAAACAACTAAAGCTCGTATCCTTCGCTACATTATACTCTTCATTG GTGTAATGAATAGTTTGTTTTCAGTCTATG ATATATACGATGACTTGATATCTCGAAGGGTTCACTCAAGTGATGCTGAGAAGTTTGCAGAACTTTGCCCCTGCCCCTGTAACGGAGTTGCGTGGGGGGTGATTTG GGGAATGATATCCTTTATATTTCTCTGTGGATCCATATATCTTGGACTCGTCATCTTGTCTTGA
- the LOC142522111 gene encoding uncharacterized protein LOC142522111 gives MAIEVFPDSPSLGMSPRISFSHDLSQTDIVPIERDIRSGSSSSIEFDFCVFREYFDQESSSADELFFEGKILPIEIKKKLAPPRTACDRPPHPPVPAFPPPQPSQPSHKTNKNTSTHEARQYPNPESDEKKSSFWSFKRSTSLNCGSGYARTLCPLPLLSRSNSTGSTASSKRASLSNNQRQNFFKNSTNSHQKQSQLPSAAASNTYHRPPLRRTNHRYNNGGIKINPVLNVPHANLFGLGSIFSGGKDKIKKKYNH, from the coding sequence ATGGCGATTGAAGTTTTCCCCGACAGCCCCAGCCTGGGGATGAGTCCTCGGATCTCTTTCTCACATGATCTTTCCCAGACAGACATCGTACCGATCGAACGAGACATTCGATCCGGTTCTTCATCCAGCATCGAATTTGATTTCTGCGTTTTTCGCGAATACTTCGATCAAGAATCATCCTCCGCCGACGAGCTTTTCTTCGAGGGAAAGATCCTCCCGATcgagatcaagaaaaaactagcCCCACCGAGAACAGCCTGTGACCGACCACCTCACCCGCCGGTACCAGCATTTCCTCCCCCGCAACCATCTCAGCCTTCTcacaaaaccaacaaaaacacaTCTACCCACGAAGCAAGACAGTACCCAAATCCAGAGTCTGACGAGAAGAAATCATCATTCTGGAGCTTCAAGCGAAGCACCAGCTTAAACTGCGGCAGTGGCTACGCGCGGACCCTTTGCCCGCTGCCGCTTTTATCCCGCAGCAATTCCACAGGCTCAACTGCGAGCTCGAAACGCGCGTCACTATCGAATAACCAGAGGCAgaatttcttcaagaactccaCAAACAGTCATCAAAAACAATCCCAACTTCCGTCTGCTGCTGCTTCAAATACCTACCATAGGCCGCCATTGAGGAGGACGAATCATCGGTACAACAACGGGGGGATCAAGATCAACCCAGTTTTGAACGTTCCTCACGCAAATCTTTTCGGTTTGGGGTCCATCTTTTCCGGCGGAAAAGACAAGATCAAGAAGAAGTATAATCATTAA